Genomic segment of Gossypium raimondii isolate GPD5lz unplaced genomic scaffold, ASM2569854v1 Contig00079, whole genome shotgun sequence:
CGAAAAAATGTTTGGAAAAAGAAAGGATATTGGGCGGCCTTGAAAGCTTTTCATTAGCCAAATCTCTTTCTACAGGAATTCTAAAAGTTTTTtgtacataaatataaattggAGTAATCTGAATTGGTTTAACTCGAATAAGATACAAAGgttttactttttgaattttgaatatctttttttcattttccgaAGTTCTTATTTTCCCCATCGcccatttaatatttattatgttagggttataataatttgttattttataatattcaattttaataattaaataatagaataatcattttttctatttatactaTAGCGGATCATGgagcacatatatataaaagagcTTTAACTGGGTTGTCGAAACTAACccatttagtttcaattttgtAACTTTATGAATCATTATTTCTCTGAATTACTATATCTCCTTCCCTGTTTTCAACCCAATGGAAAACCCTTTTCTAATTTAGTGGATATACAAATAATGTATCAATTTGAAGTGATCTAAAGAAATCCTATGTTTGTATaagaaaatgtaagaaaataaatcaagacatatttttagaattcaaaattcGAAATACTTTTTTGAAGTATGGTACAATTATGACAGGAATCGAAACGCTTTTTATATAACGTAACGGGTACAACCCAATATCTAGTTGGTTTGATAAATCCTTAAAACAAACGCAAAATGCTAACGATTAATACAAAAATGACCTaaatcttttgaaattgttgGGGGTGGTGCTGAAATTGTGATCTCtacaaatcatattttttcattcatttattcagTCAATTAATAAGcatttttttatagattcataaaatcatacaaaagaatgagaaatgaatcgttaaaaatgaaaatgataaagaacccttttttgttttgttgaattttatctATGAATTGAAGTTACAACTAGTTAGTTTAGTTACAATAAAGGAGTTCTCTTTTAggaaaacacaaactaaaaaatCTCTATTGACGACCTAATTAAATAGAAaggataattaaataaataaaatgatacaatAAATACTAAAGATTCCTTTTGAACCTTCAAATTGCTATTTCAACGAGTtgttatttatcaataaaaattaaatgcttCCTAAcaaatttgacattttacatTGAATTGACCCCTTCACCTTCAATCTCGACGATTGactaaaaaatgggttattaTGATTTCGAGCAAGCCGCTATGGTGAAATCAGTAGACACGCTGCTCTTAGGAAGCAGTGCTAGAGCATCTCAGTTCGAGTCCGAGTGGCGGCATAGTATCTTCTAAAGAGATAGAATAAGTCctataatgaaaatgaatttcattCCTGATTTCCATTCCATAAAATCGAAACCCAggctttttcataattttatgatttttcaactTTAGAGCATATATTAACTCATATATCTTTTCAGTCGTTTCAATTGTAATTACAATTCATTTTTAACCTTATTCTTATTAGTAGATGAAGTCGTAGGACTATATGATTCATCAGAAAAGGGCATGATAGTCACCTTTTTCTGTATAACAGGATTATTAGTCACTCGTTGGATTTATTCAGGACATTTCCCATTAAGTGATTTATATGAATCATTAATCTTTCTTTCATGGGGTTTCTCCTTATTCATATGGTttcctattttaaatttaaaagcgcaaaataatttaagtgcAATAACCGCACCAAGTGCTATTTTACCCAAGGCTTTGCAACTTCGGGTCTTTTAACCAAAATGCATCAATCCGCAATATTAGCACCTGCTCTCAATCCCAGTGGTTAATGATGCACGTAAGTATGATGGTATTAGGCTATGCAGCTCTTTTATGTGGATCATTATTATCAGTAGCTCTTCTAGTCATTACATTTCGAAGGCCATAAAGATTATTGgtgaaaacaataattttgcattttcgTTTGGGAAAATCAATACATGAATGAAAGAAGCAATGTTTTACTAAAcacttattttctttcttctaaaattattaCAGATATCAATTGACTCAACAATTGGATCGTTGGAGTTATCGTATTATTAGTCTCAGGTTTATCTTTTTAACCATAGGAATTCTTTCGGGAGCCGTATGGGCTAATGAGGCGTGGGGATCATATTGGAATTGGGATCAAAAGGAAACTTGGGCGTTTATTACTTGGACCGTATTCGCGATTTATTTCCATACCCGAACAAATACAAATTTGGAAGGTGTAAATTCCACACTTGTGGCTTCTATGggatttcttataatttggatATGCTATTTTGGGGTCAATCTATTAGGAATAGGTTTACATAGTTATGGttcatttacattaaattaacatctaattgaattgaataaagagGCTAGGCCTAACAAATACTAACACAGGACGgcgtatatattatatataagtataagAAAACTTATTGTAAGCTGTCAAGAACCTTTTGAATCAAGTAGTGGAGCGATTCAAAAGGTTCTAACACTCAAAGATGTctgattaaaattcaatttaatgcttttaccttttttacttaacttaaacttaagagaagaaaaaagacttcttttttttccttttcattgtACAACGACCAATTTTAAAAACCATAGgattccttttttaatttttttattcatgaaaactatctataaaaataattatatagaaTAGTTTCGACCTTCTCACCTGATAATGAGAGGACGAAATCCGGATAAATACCAATACCTAGTACTGGTAGAAAGATAGAGATCGAAACAAATAACTCTCGTGGTCCagaatcaaaaaaataagaacttggAGCATTAAATAGCTTGTATCCATAGAACATTTGACGTGACATAGATAATGAATAAATAGGAGTTAATATCATTCCAATTGCCATTACGAAAGTAATTAGTATTTTTggcattaaaaaatatttttggctggtaattattccaaaaaagaCTATCAATTCTGCAACAAAACCACTCATGCCCGGTAATGCAAGAGAAGCCATGGATAAGATACTGAACATCGTAAATATTTTGGGAATCAAACGGCCATTCCGCCCATTTCGTCGAGATAAACAAGACGCATTCTATCATAACTCGTTCCTGCCAAGAAAAAAGTGCAGCACCGATAAAGCCATGagatattatttgtaaaatagcTCCGTTGAGTCCCGTATCAGTTATCGAACCAATTCCTATAATTATGAAACCCATATGAGATACGGAAGAATAggctattcttttttttaaattccgtTGACCAAGAGATGTTGAAGCTGCATAAATTATTTGCATTGTACCCACTATTATCAACCAGGGAGAAAATATGGAATGCGCATGGGGTAATAATTCCATATTGATCCGAACTAATCCATATGctcccatttttaataaaattccgGCTAGAAGCATACAAGTACTGTAATGGGCCTCCCCGTGGGTATCCGGTAACCACGTATGTAAAGGTATAATCGGCGATTTGACAGCAAAGCAATAAGAAATCCAATATAGAATATTATTTCCAGTGCGACAGGATATGATTGATTAgctaatgtttcaaaatttaatgttgGTTCATTAGAACCGTATAAACCGAGACCCAAAACTCCTATTAATAGAAAAACGGAACCCCCTGCAgtgtacaaaataaattttgtagcCGAGTACAGACGTTTCTTTCCCCCCCACATGGATAGAAGTAGATAAACAGGAATTAATTCGAACTCCCACATGATGAAAAAAGTAAAAGGTCTCGAGAAGAAAATGATCCTATTTGACCACTGTACATTGCTAGCATCAGGAAATGAAATAATCGCGAATCTCGAGTAACTGGCCAAGCCGCCAAAGTCGCTAAAGTGGTGATAAATCCTGTCAGTAAAATGGGCCCTATAGAAAGTCCATCTATTCCCAATCTCAGTAAAATCAAAAAATTGATCCATTTATAATCTTCCGCCAGCTGGATTAATGGATCGTCAATCGGAAATGATAACAAAATGCATAGGTTGTTAGAAGGGTTCGAAAATGCATATACATATTGTATACCACTTCATTAGCTTATTTCCTTTatgaggaagaaagaaaagtaaagaacCTGCAGATATtggtaaaaatacaattattgTTAACCAAGGAAAATAATTCGTGGTAAAGACAAGATACACTTGGACCAGAAAACCCGTGCTCAAAAGGGTTTTTTTTGAGCACGGGTTTTTTcagtaaaaaaatcaaatggattCAAAATGTATTCAACTAGGGTTTTCTGGACCGTATCAATAAGCTAGACCCATACTTCGAGTTGTTTCATGCCATAAATAAACTCGAACGCTCAAGAAATCCGTTGGACAAGCGGATTCACATCTCTTACAACCAACACAATCTTCTGTTCTTGGAGCGGAAGCAATTTGTAGCTTTACATCCATCCCAAGGTATCATTTCTAACACATCGGTGGGGCAGGCTCGGACACATTGAGTACACCCAATACATGTATCATAAATTTTTACTGAATGGGACATGGGATCGATAAATTTTTGaacatcataaaatttcaatctagtaaacttgtaaataaatatagttaaaCACCAGATGAATCAACGATTTACCAGAAATTTTCTAATCAATTTCCTTCGGGATCAACTCATAAGAAAGGACCAAGATACTTTGATTTCTTACGTTTTCGAAAACATGATGTAGATTCCAACATATTGTACATGCTAATTCAAATTGGTGaatcttataatttaatattattaatattacttATTCAACAAAGTTGATTGATTGATACGCGTTGATTTTCTGTTACGATAAATCGAGGACACAATAGCTGATCAATAGCTGCTTCAGCGGCTGCAATAGCTAtaacaaaattgagaaaatatttccttttaattgCCGACTAtcaaaaaaatcagaaaatgttacaaaatttatattaaccGCATTCAGTATAAGTTCAAGACACATAAGAGCCCTAACCATATTTCGACTCGTGATCAATCCATAAATACCGATAGAAAATAAATAGGCACTCAAAACAAGTATATGTTCGAGCATCATTGACCAACTCCTTATCAATTTCGATTCATTATTAATATGAACAATAATTCAACAGATTTGATTGACTAGagtataacaaaaaaaaagaatctatTGGAAATATATCGAATAAacgaatttctattttatacaCGAGCAATATTCAAatagaattcaaagaaaatggATGCGATAAGAcagaaaaaacagaaaaaggTTTCATTTTGATTGCTTGCTATTCCTAGTTAGAAAGATTTATTACTGACGAGCCACAGCAATTGCACCTATCAAAGCAACTAAAAGAATTATTGAAATGAATtcaaatggaagaaaaaaatcGGTTGCTAAATGAATTCCAATTTGTTGACTATTACTTATCAAATCTTGTtctataatttgatttgatcttGTAGTCCAAATAATCCCGTACCATGATGTATCTAATATAGTAGTAATTAGCGAAACAAGAATACTTGTACAAACCAACGAAGTAAGGCCATTCCCAATGGTCCACAGATTAAAATCTTTATAATATTCTGAACCATTCATGAACATCACAGCAAATAGGATTAAAACATTTATGGCTCCCACATAAATAAGGAGCTGGGCAGCAGCTACAAAAtgagaatttgagagaatataAAATAAGGATATACAAACAAGAACCAATCCCAATGAAAAGGCAGAATAAATTGGATTGGTAAGTAATACCACTCCCAGGCCTCCTAATATAAGACCCGATCCcagaaaactaaaagaaaatcgTGTATTGGTCCAGGCAAATCCATTCTGTGTaaaataagagataaataaatcGAAATGCTTTTCATGATCTTATTGACCCGACcaggaatttttttttatgatacgTTCCTAATTGAATAAAATCCTAATCTATTAGGCGTGAATTGCTCTAAGCACAATTATTGGACAGTTTcgtttttgattcttttttgtttgttcaaaagaaaagggtattttgttttttgaaaCTATATATTTCGAAATAATTACgaatatattaatatagttttattttcaataaaaaggaATCCGAAATTCTTATCAACCAGTTAAtttgtaattgaatttttatttattgaccAAAGGCctcattctttttttaattcaaaccaACCAGTCTTTTAACTTAAACCAAAACGGAACCTTAAAAGAATGAATGGGAAATTTCTCTTTACTTTAATAGAACAGGAGGTTTACTTACTGAGTTTTTCTttgaattgaattcaaaattgTTCGAATTGTATAATCGTCAATTACTGACATTGGTAAACGGCCCAAAGCAATTTGATTATAATTCAATTCGTGACGGTCGTAAGTAGAAAGTTCATATTCTTCAGTCATTGATAAGCAATTTGTTGGACAATACTCAACGCAGTTAccacaaaatatacaaattccGAAATCAATACTGTAATTAAGCAATCGTTTTTTTCGAATATCCGTTTCAAATTTCCAATCAACAACGGGTAGATCTATAGGGCATACACGAACACATACTTCACAAGCAATgcatttatcaaattcaaaatggATTCGTCCGCGGAAACGCTCTGATGtgattaatttttcataagGATATTGAATAGTTACGGGTAAACGATTTGCGTGGGATAAGGTAATCATGAAACCTTGACCAATGTACCTTGCTGCTCGGACTGTTTGGTGGCCATAATTCATGAACCCGGTTACCATAGGGAACATATCGTGAATatctatgaataattttatgtttgtttctttctcttgtttgaaccAAGTCATGAATCtcatattctttttttctttacagTGAAAGAAGTTGGAAAGAAGTTGTTAATAATAGATTACCCAGAGAAATGGGTAAAGAAATTTCCACCCGAGATTTAATAATTGGTCCATTCTTAACCTAGGTAAAGTCCATCGTGTTGCgatagaaataaacaaaaacaaataagtttTAGCTAATGTAATAAAGATACCAATTGTCGTTCCAATgattccatttattttatttatttcaaatagctCAGGGACGAATACATACGGAATGGAAATATTCCAACCCCCCAAGTAAAGAACTGTTACAAATAACGAAGAAAGTAATAGATTTAGATAGGAAGCAAcgtaaaataaaccaaatttgatACCTGAATATTCGGTTTGATACCCTGCTACTAATTCTTCCTCCGCTTCTGGTAAATCAAAGGTAATCTCTCACATTCTGCTAGAAGAAATTAGAAAACGATAAACCCTATTGGCTGACGCCACAAATTCCATCCCCAAAAACCATATTTTGATTGCGCCTCAACTATATCAACTGTACTTGAACTGTTAGATAATTATAGTCGATGATACCATCACTGTTTACATCGCTAGTCCAAAACCGTACATGAGATTTTCACCTCATACGGCTCCTCGTGGGtcacaaataaattttaggaCCGAATCAGTATTATTTATCTTCGTATGGTTGTAGAATAGATAGAGAAAAAATAGATTGGAAGGTCCAAAATTATACCAATGGAATTCTGTCTGCTATATTctgaagaataaaaaataaatgcttCTGAATTGATCTCGCCCGTTCATAATTTCAAGTTGAGTAATAACTTAAGCCTTCAATAAAATACTTCTTGTAGAATATCAATAGATATTTCAACCCATTGTTTTCTATTacgaaaaaaatgaaacattcCATTAGCTCATAAATCATGACACGGATTAGATCTCTCTATATctatgaaagaaagaaaaaaaaaagatttcttttttattctttattgtttctttttcgTTCCTATTCTGCTTTCGGATCTGATAAAATCACGAATGGGgcttaaactaaaaaatagtaAAGGATTATTTCGTTCCTGATAGTCATTACTTTAATCGGCAGATAGGAGGATACTCTGGACCGGAATCATGGGGAGTACTGCCTAGTCATTTCTACGAATTTAAAGCCCCAATTAGTATTCTTTTTATGTTATCCAGAAGtctctttttatataatttacataatcTCCATTACCAATCCTTTATGTATTTTGGTGTTCCTAACCATCCACTCGTTTTTTGTTCAATCCCCCGTTTGTTTAGCAATACATGTATGGGAATCCATACAAAGGATAGCGAAAACTCTATACAGTTGATCTTTTGAGCCCGCTTCAAGCTAGATTGACTAATCAACCCGTCTTGGGGTAAAGACTTCTTCCGCTTACGTTTTCTTCCACTTACCTCTTGTACATAGGAAATGAGAttccatttttttgtttaatttactgCGAATTTATAAGCTGCTTTCTTTCACTCATATATAACTATCTAATTTAGTTTATCAACTCAACTTATTTTCTAGAACGAAAGGAATaggtaaaataaaagtttctatTTCAACGAATCGCACGTAGAGATATTGATAAAACACATAGAGTTAATGGTATTTCATAACTAATCGATTGAGCAGCAGCTCGCAGACCAcctaaaaaggaatatttattatttgatccgTATCCTGACATAAGAAGTCCAACAGGAGCAATACTTGAAATGGCAATCCATAAAAAATACCGATATTGAGATCGGCTAAAATAAGGCGAGAGCTAAAAGGAATTACTGAAAACTTAGTAAAATTGATATGACTGCTATAGCCGGTCCAATACTAAATAAACGAGTATTGCCTCTAGATGGAagaatattttctttgaaaagcaGTTTTGTTCCATCTGCTGGCGCTTGAAGAATGCCCAAAGGACCGGCGTATTCAGGCCCAATACGTTGTTGTATTGCTGCAGATATTTCTCTTTCTAACCATACAATTACTAGTACACCTATTGTGATTCCCAAAACAAGAGTCAAAATAGGGACCAACATCCATATGATCCCATAGACCTCTTTTAAAGATTCCAATGTGTAAAAGGAATTGATATCTTCTACTTCTGTCgtataaattatcatttcaacgATCCACTTCTCCCATAATGATATCTATGCTACCTAGTATCGTCATAATATCAGccaatttcattcttttaacTAACTGAGGAAGAATTTGCAAATTGATAAAACCCGGCGGGCGAATTTTCCATCTCCAAGGAAAACCGCTTTGATCCCCTATCAGAAAAATTCCTAATTCTCCCTTTGGGGCTTCCATTCTCGCATAAAGTTCTTGTCTCGGTAATTCAAATGTGGGAGAAGGTTTTTTACTAATGAATCGATATTCAAAATCATTCCATTCTGGATCCCTTTCTCGATCAAAGCATCAGTTTCTAAATTCTCATAGGGACCACCGGAATTCCTTCCAGGGCctgtt
This window contains:
- the LOC128036902 gene encoding NAD(P)H-quinone oxidoreductase subunit I, chloroplastic, which produces MRFMTWFKQEKETNIKLFIDIHDMFPMVTGFMNYGHQTVRAARYIGQGFMITLSHANRLPVTIQYPYEKLITSERFRGRIHFEFDKCIACEVCVRVCPIDLPVVDWKFETDIRKKRLLNYSIDFGICIFCGNCVEYCPTNCLSMTEEYELSTYDRHELNYNQIALGRLPMSVIDDYTIRTILNSIQRKTQ